In Oryza sativa Japonica Group chromosome 3, ASM3414082v1, one DNA window encodes the following:
- the LOC4334129 gene encoding oligopeptide transporter 3: MASLKSPVAAEEQAATAAAAAAKGEGERCPVEEVALVVPETDDPTTPVMTFRAWTLGLASCVVLIFLNTFFTYRTQPLTISGILAQILVLPAGQFMAAVLPSREVRLLGGRLGSFNLNPGPFNIKEHVIITIFANCGVSYGGGDAYSIGAITVMKAYYKQSLSFLCALLIVLTTQILGYGWAGMLRRYLVDPADMWWPSNLAQVSLFRALHEKEGGDGGKGSSSRGPTRMRFFLIFFFASFAYYALPGYLLPILTFFSWACWAWPHSITAQQVGSGYHGLGVGAFTLDWAGISAYHGSPLVAPWSSIANTAAGFVMFIYLIVPLCYWKFDTFDARKFPIFSNQLFTASGQKYDTTKVLTREFDLNVAAYESYGKLYLSPLFAISIGSGFLRFTATIVHVALFHGGDIWRQSRSAMSSAAAKMDVHAKLMRRYKQVPQWWFLVLLVGSVAVSLVMSFVYREEVQLPWWGMLFAFALAFVVTLPIGVIQATTNQQPGYDIIAQFMIGYALPGKPIANLLFKIYGRISTVHALSFLADLKLGHYMKIPPRCMYTAQLVGTVVAGVVNLAVAWWMLGSIDNICDVEALHPDSPWTCPKYRVTFDASVIWGLIGPARLFGRHGLYRNLVWLFLAGAVLPVPVWLLSRAFPEKKWIALINVPVISYGFAGMPPATPTNIASWLVTGTIFNYFVFKYRKGWWQKYNYVLSAALDAGTAFMGVLIFFALQNAHHELKWWGTAVDHCPLASCPTAPGIAVKGCPVF; encoded by the exons ATGGCGTCGTTGaagtcgccggtggcggcggaggagcaggcggcgacggcggcggcggcggcggcgaagggggaaggggagaggtgcccggtggaggaggtggcgctgGTGGTGCCGGAGACCGACGACCCGACGACGCCGGTGATGACATTCCGGGCGTGGACGCTGGGGCTCGCGTCCTGCGTCGTGCTCATCTTCCTCAACACCTTCTTCACCTACCGCACGCAGCCGCTCACCATCTCGGGGATCCTGGCCCAGATCCTGGTGCTCCCCGCGGGGCAGTTCATGGCCGCCGTGCTGCCCAGCCGCGAGGTGCGCCTCCTCGGCGGCCGCCTCGGCAGCTTCAACCTCAACCCGGGGCCCTTCAACATCAAGGAGCACgtcatcatcaccatcttcGCCAACTGCGGCGTCTcctatggcggcggcgacgcctaCTCCATCGGCGCCATCACCGTCATGAAGGCCTACTACAAGCAGTCCCTCAGCTTCCTCTGCGCCCTCCTCATCGTCCTCACCACACAG ATACTGGGCTATGGTTGGGCCGGGATGCTGAGGAGGTACCTGGTTGACCCGGCTGACATGTGGTGGCCATCGAATTTAGCCCAGGTCTCACTCTtcag GGCGTTGCACGAGAAggagggcggcgatggcgggaaGGGGTCGTCGTCGAGGGGGCCTACACGGATGCgcttcttcctcatcttcttcttcgcgagCTTCGCCTACTACGCGCTGCCGGGCTACCTGCTCCCCATCCTGACCTTCTTCTCGTGGGCGTGCTGGGCGTGGCCGCACAGCATCACGGCGCAGCAGGTGGGCTCCGGCTACCAcggcctcggcgtcggcgccttCACACTGGACTGGGCCGGCATCTCGGCGTACCACGGGAGCCCGCTGGTGGCGCCGTGGTCGTCCATCGCCAACACCGCCGCGGGCTTCGTCATGTTCATCTACCTCATCGTGCCGCTCTGCTACTGGAAGTTCGACACGTTCGACGCGAGGAAGTTCCCAATCTTCTCCAACCAGCTGTTCACGGCGTCCGGGCAGAAGTACGACACCACCAAGGTGCTCACGAGGGAGTTCGACCTCAACGTGGCGGCGTACGAGAGCTACGGGAAGCTGTACCTGAGCCCGCTGTTCGCCATCTCCATCGGGTCCGGGTTCCTGAGGTTCACGGCGACGATCGTGCACGTGGCGCTGTTCCACGGCGGGGACATCTGGAGGCAGAGCAGGTCGGCGATGAgctccgcggcggcgaagaTGGACGTGCACGCGAAGCTGATGCGGCGGTACAAGCAGGTGCCGCAGTGGTGGTTCCTCGTGCTGCTCGTCGGCAGCGTCGCCGTGTCGCTGGTCATGTCGTTCGTGTACAGGGAGGAGGTGCAGCTGCCGTGGTGGGGGATGCTCTTCGCCTTCGccctcgccttcgtcgtcaCCCTCCCCATCGGCGTCATCCAGGCCACCACCAACCAG CAACCGGGGTACGACATCATCGCGCAGTTCATGATCGGGTACGCGCTGCCGGGGAAGCCGATCGCGAACCTGCTGTTCAAGATCTACGGGAGGATCAGCACGGTGCACGCGCTGTCGTTCCTCGCGGACCTCAAGCTGGGGCACTACATGAAGATCCCGCCGCGGTGCATGTACACGGCGCAGCTGGTGGGcacggtggtcgccggcgtggTGAACCTGGCGGTGGCGTGGTGGATGCTGGGCAGCATCGACAACATCTGCGACGTGGAGGCGCTGCACCCGGACAGCCCGTGGACGTGCCCCAAGTACCGGGTCACGTTCGACGCGTCGGTGATCTGGGGGCTCATCGGCCCCGCCCGGCTGTTCGGCCGCCACGGCCTGTACCGCAACCTGGTGTGGCtgttcctcgccggcgccgtgctgCCCGTGCCGGTGTGGCTGCTCAGCAGGGCGTTCCCGGAGAAGAAGTGGATCGCGCTCATCAACGTCCCCGTCATCTCCTACGGGTTCGCCGGgatgccgccggcgacgccgaccAACATCGCGAGCTGGCTCGTCACGGGCACCATCTTCAACTACTTCGTGTTCAAGTACCGCAAGGGGTGGTGGCAGAAGTACAACTACGTGCTGTCGGCGGCGCTCGACGCCGGCACGGCCTTCATGGGGGTGCTCATCTTCTTCGCCCTGCAGAACGCCCACCATGAGCTCAAGTGGTGGGGCACGGCGGTCGACCACTGCCCGCTCGCCTCCTGCCCCACCGCGCCGGGGATCGCCGTCAAGGGATGCCCGGTGTTCTGA